Within the Microbacterium sp. 1S1 genome, the region CTGATTTGCGGATTTCAGCGAGGCACGGATGCCCTCGAACATCTGGTCGAAAGTTGCCAAGGATCCGAGTGGCCGATCGGCGAGGTGGGTCGCGACCTGCTGCACGACGCCGAGCATCGACCGCTCACCGACGGAGCTATTTCGTCCTTCGAAGATGTTGTGATCGCTGATGCCCTCGATCGCGGCTTGGAAGAGGGGGAACTGATACGTGACGAACGGGTACGTACCGACAAAGTGCGACTCGTCGCGGTAGTTCGAGTAATGGCGACCCTCGACGAAATCGAATAGTGTCTTGAAATTCGCGTGCTCCGCGTCGTACACGGCGGCGACCTCACCAGCGGCGGCATCCGTCTTCGCGAGAAGGCGCTTTCGAATCACCTCTTCGACGTCCTGGCTGGTTAGCTTGAGCCGGTTTTTGAAGCGGGCCTGGATCTTGGAGAAGTCACTCGCCTGCTGCTTGGTTCGGTCGCCGCCGACCTTCTCCATGTCTTCCTGCGAGGTGACGAAGATCCACGCCCGACCGTTGCACTTCGTGGCAAGTGACTCGGCGATGGTCTGCAGGTTCAGCATGAGCTGCGTATTCGTGCCGATGAACTGGCCGACCTCGTCGACGAAGAAGTTCAGGCGGAAGCCTGCCGGCTGCGCCTCAAGCCATGCGGCCACCTCTTCGGCGAAGTCTTCGATCGATACCGAGTAGTTGGCGCTGTACTGACGGATGATACCCGGGCTCTCCGCGCCGTTCACCTCAGCGAACGCCCGGTCTATGTTCCCTGCTTCGAGGGCCGCCTGTTCGCGGCCCCGCGCCCATTCGATTCCCGCAGCGCGTGCGAACGCCGCTTTGAAAGCGTCATACTGGCCCCGCGAATCAAGGTCCCGCTCAAAACGAGCGATGTGGCCCTGGTTACCGTAGTACCCACGCGCCTCGTCGAAGATCTTCACAAACACCTTCAGCAGAGCGTCATTCTGATCCTTGGAGATCAGGGTTGCCTTCTGATCGATGTTGAACAGGAGGCTGCGTGACTGGATCCGATCGGCCTTCTCGATCAACGCAGGCAGGAACGCGTCGTCCGCCTTGGAGCGGAACTGCTCTGACACGAGGGCGCGCGGGTAGTCATGGCCTTCGATGTCGCCAAGCAGGTGCGCCAGCATCTTCAGCAGGTGCGACTTTCCGGATCCGAAGAAGCCCGAGATCCATACGCCGTTGGCATTCGTGTAATTGGTGTACGCCTCGAGCACATGCTCAAGCCCCTTGGCGGCTTCGTTCGTGAGGACGTACTCCTCGACCTCCGTCGCCAGATGTGAGGTGTCATCCGCCTTGATGACACCCTCGATCGGACGGCCGATCGGCTTCGCGAAGATCTCATCGATCATCGTTGCGCTCATGCTTCTTGCTCCAGGATGTCTTTGGCGCGGTAGTAACTGTCGCTAGCGCTGAGATTCAGCGCGCGCAATTGATGGCCAGCCGTCTGTGTGAACTCGTACGTACCGGGGAACCACGCAAGCATCGGACGTCCCACCACAACGCTCTGCAGGTTCTCCAGCACCGTGTGGGTGCGGATGAAGGGGAAGACTTCTCCAAGCCCGGTGAGGAAGACGATGTCGCTCGACTGGTTCTGTAAGCGGCCGCGGATGGCTGGCGCGATGTGATCGTGCGGGTCGAGCATCCCCTGCAAGACCTCGCGGAACTCGCTCTTGTCCATCGTCGGCTCCAGCTCGACGACTCGCTCCCAGACCCCTCGCTCGGTGAGGAGCTCAACAGCGAGATCGTATAAGTCGATCTGAGCGACAGTGAGTCCATCGTCACTCTGGAGCTTCGTTCGTACCCGGTCCCGCATGCTCTCCACGTCGTGCGTCCATGAGGGTGGGAAATGGTAAATGAAGAAGGGGACTTCTTTCGAAAGCCCCTCCATCTTCAGGAATCGCTTGCTGCGGAGCACGTCGTAGACGTGCCTCTCGTCGCTCGGTACGCTGCGCTTCGTCTGTGTCATTGCTCTGCCCCTACGGATGTCGTCGTCGGGAAGAAACGGACATCGCTCGGCGTGCGCCTGTTCAACGTCTCAATAACACGCTCCGACATCACTGCGGGAACGATGCTCCCTCTCTCCGAAAGCAGCCCGGCATCTTGCAGCATCCGGAACATGTTCTGACGCAACTTCATACTCGTCGATGGCTTCAGCTCATCCAGCTCGGGATGCCACAAGCTCTTGCCAACGAGGAAGCGATCGAAGTCATCAGTGCTCAGGCTCGGCGCCATCAGCAGGAACCGTTCACGGACGACCTCTTCGGCGAACTCCGCGATAAGACGGTAGCGACGGCATGCTGCAGCCCACATCAGGATCTGCTGCTCACTCGGGCCGGCGTCAGCGAGGAGATTGATCTCGGCGTCTGTCAGCATGCTAAGCCGCTGGACGGTCTCGCGGATCACCCGCACGCTCGAGGAGGATGTGCGCGCCTGCAGAACGTTTCGCTCGACGGCGATCTTTCGCACGTCGTTCCAGTCGCGCTCCACGAGATAGAGCGATGTGAGCAAAGTCGCCTCACGCAACAGGAGGCCACCGCTCGTGAACGACAGCGCATAGCGCTCATGTGAGTCAGCGAACACACGACCTCCTCTCGAATTGGGCAGTGGATCAACGTACAAGGGACCACCGACATCGCTGCGGTCCACTGAAGATTGAGGGGTTCGTCAAGGGGATTCTGCTTCATCGGGCGCGGCCGCTCCACCGCGTCGCACCCAGTCGTCAACTTCGCTCGCCTGGAACTTCCAGAGGCGCCCAATCTTGTGGGCAGGCATGCTCTTATCGGCGATCCACGTGTACACGGTGTCCTTCGTGACCCCGAGATGAGAGGCGATGTCGTCGGCAGACAGCCACGGCTCGGTCACTACGGTCCTCCCTTTCGATCTCAGCAGATCGACGTTCCCGATGATATCCGAGAAAGACCGGGTTAAGTAGGGTTCTTCCAGGTGTTGTCACCCGCGCGGACTGGCATGATGCCGACTCGGAGCACCACACCAGTACGCGCTCTTCGGACTCATGGTGAGTGTCAGGGCGAGTCCATAGCCAAGGGCCACCGGGGAGAGTCGGCGCTGTGGGGCACGTGGTGTTAGGGCGAATTCGTCCTATACTCGGGCGATGCTAATCGATCAGCTCCTCAGGCTTCGACATCGTCGAGGTCTCTCTGCGACGATCCTGGGCGCGCGCACGGGCATCGACGCGAGCGCGGTCTACGCATACGAGCATGGCCGTCGGGATCCCCGCGTATCGACAGCCGAGGCATGGGCGCGTGGGCTCGGAGCCCGGCTTATCGCGGTGGACACACACGGCCGCGCAAGCGCGGCAGAGACTGCCGCCCGGATCCAGGACCACCTCAGGGTCGGCGACCGCAACGCCGCCGCACAGGCGCTCCTCCAATTTGCGAGCACCCTCCAGGTCTGCGACGTCCTCGCCGTAGCTGCACTGACTGTCGACGAGCCGGAATCAAAGGAAGACGGATGGACATGGGCGATCGCCGGCCTCGTCGAGTATGTGACCGCGTGTCGTGGCATCCCCACGCCAGCCTGGGCAAGCCAAACCGCCGGGGATCCGACCGCCCGATGGAGCCCCTGGGCGACAGAACTGGCAGACCTCGTCGACCTCGACAAGGTACCCGAGCCGCTGCGCCGCCGAGGCGTTCTCATCGAAGCCGGCGAACTCGAGTCGGCATGATTCGCCGGTAGCTCGAATCGGCATGATTCGCGGTAGCGATGAGCTGCGGTCTTTGCGGACGCCACGTCCGGCGGCACTACCCGACGCTCTGGTCCTTGCTCAAGACGAACTCCCGGACGGACGTAGCTGTCCACCGAAGATGCTTGCCGATCTTGATCGGGGCCGGCCCGGTATCAGCCTGACGCCACGCCTCGATCGTTCTGGGCGAGACGCCGAAGTACTCCGCCACGTCCTCCTTAGTCAGCAACGTCGGAAGATCAGCCGCCGCGAGCCGGTCGGTGCGGCCTGAATCGGACACATCATGCACAGTCATGAGGCCACCTAATCAGGCAGGCCACAAACGGCATAGTGTTAACGCGTATCAACGCGTAGACCACTCAGAAACCGGCTGTTTTCGGTGAGTTTAAGGTGAGTTGGAGCCACTTACACATGAGTGCTCCAATAAGCAAATGGCCCCCGATCCCTTGAAAACACTGGGATCGGGGGCCACATGTTGGCTCCCCGGCTTGGACTCGAACCAAGAACCTGCCGGTTAACAGCCGGCTGCTCTGCCAATTGAGCTACCGAGGAATGTGCGCCGCTGTGCGGGCAACTCGTCAAGCTTAGCAAACTCCGGACGCTTCTCGTGACACCGAGGCGCCTTCCGGCGCCGTCGGGCGTGTCGCGCTCAGCGGCGGGAATCCGACTCCGCGTTGGGCACCCAGAGCAGGTCCTTGCCCACCCCGCGCGCCACGACGTGGCCTCCGCGCAGCATGAGCGTCTCAGCGTTCAGCTCCCGGATGAAGTCCGCGTCGTTGGTGACCAACAGCGCCGCCATCCCCTCTTCCTTGCGGCGCCGGGTGATGGCGTCGAACACCACAGGGCGCACCTCCAGATCGAGGTTCGCCAGGATCTCGTCCGCGATGAGCACGCGCGGCTCCAGCACGAACGAGCGAGCGATCGCGACGCGCTGACGCATGCCCGCGCTGAGCTCGTAAGGGAACTTCGTCGCGGTCCCGAGCGGCAGATGGAGCTCGTCCAGGAGGGTCGCCACGCGGATCGACAAGGCGCGCGTGTTGACGCGCCGCTCGCGGATGAGGATCGGTTCCGCGATGACCTCGTTGACCGTGAGCTGGGGCGGCAGGTCTGCCCCCGCACCCTGGGGCACGAACCCCGTGCGGTAGGTGAGGATGCGGTGCTTGCGACCGGGGCGACGGATGTCGACGCCGCACACCTGGGCGCTCCCGCCGACGACGCGCACTGAGGGATCGGTGGAGCCCGCGAGCGCCGCGACGAGCGTCGACTTACCGGATCCGGTGGGTCCCGCCACGCAGATCAGCCCGCCGGGCGCGAGCGAGAACGTCACGCCGTCGACGGCGCGATTGGGCGTGCCGTGACCGATCCGATCGATGACCAGATCGGAGCACTCGATCGCGTTCGAGGATTCGGGCGTGCGGGGCATGTGTCCATCCTGCCGTCTCGTCCGCCGCCGTTCCGGTTACGACTCGGCGAAGAACCGCTGGCGCTCCACGTCGATGTCCCGCAGCCGGACACGAAGCGCGCGCCCGCCGTCCGAGTCCGCGGGAACGCGCTGCACGGCTCCCAGCAGCTCCTGCTTCTCGTGCTCGAGCTGACGCAGCACCAGTCGACGCGCGAGATCGGTCGCGGATGCCACCGCCCCCGCCTCGTCCCGCGCCGGGAAGGGCGTCATCAGGAGCTCGCCGGCGAGGGAGCGGTAGGGCTCGCGCACACTGTTGACGGCATCGGTCACCCACCCGGGCCGGCTGTGGTCGGGCGCTGCGGCGACCGCCTGGCGCACCGCCTCGAGGGCCGGCGTGCGGAAGGGCTCGGACAAGGCCCTGGTCAACAGGGCGGCGTCGATCTGGTGGCCGTACTGCAGCGCGCCCATGAGGGCGTCGCGTTCCACGGCGACATCGCGCGATCGCGGCAGGCTGGCCAGCGTGACCGCGGCGACGACCGGGGCACCGGTGGTCGGATCGACACGCGGGGTGGTATCGCGGCGCGGGTGCGACGCAGCAGCCTGCGCCCCGCGGGCGGCGCGCTCGACCTCGCCGTGCACCTCGGTCGGGTCCATGCCGAGTCGACGAGCGAGCACCCGCTCGTAGCCCGGACGCAGCAGCCCATCCCGGATCTCGGCGACGATCGGTGCCGCGGCGCGGAGGGCACCGACCCGGCCCTCGACCGTGGCGAGGTCGAAGCCCGCGAGCTTGCGGTCGATCGCGAACTCGAACATCGGCTGCTTCGCGTCCATGAGACCGCGCACCGCCGCGTCCCCGCGCTGCAAACGGAGATCGCACGGGTCGAGGCCGTCCGGCGCGACCGCGACGAAGGTCTGCGCGTTGAATCTGTTGTCTTCCGTGAACGCCCGCAGGGCGGCCTTCTGCCCCGCCTCGTCGCCGTCGAATGTGAACACCACCTCGCCCGAGGCGTTGTCGTCGCCCATCACCCGGCGGAGCACCTTGATGTGCTCGGCGCCGAAGGCCGTGCCACACGTCGCGACCGCCGTCGTGAGGCCCGCGAGATGGCAGGCCATCACGTCGGTGTAGCCCTCGACGACCACCACACGGCGGGGATCGCCGCGGGAGATGTCGCGCTTGGCGAGATCGAGCCCGTAGAGCACCTGGGCCTTCTTGTAGATCGGAGTCTCAGGGGTGTTGAGGTACTTGGGACCCTGGTCGTCGTCGAAGAGCTTGCGTGCGCCGAAGCCGATGGTCTGCCCCGACACGTCGCGGATCGGCCAGACGAGGCGTCCACGGAACCGGTCGTACACGCCGCGCTGTCCCGTCGACACGAGGCCGGCCGTGCTCAGCTCCTCTCGTGTGAAGCCCTGCGCCGTGAGCGCCTTGAGCATGCCGTCCCAGCCTCGCGGCGCGAACCCGACGCCGAAGTGGGCCGCGGCACCGGCGTCGAAACCGCGCTCCCCCAGGAACCGACGCGCAGCCTCAGCGTCGGGCGAGAGAAGCTGGGAGCGGAAGAACTCCCCGGCCGCGGTGTTTGCCGCATACAGACGACTACGCCCGCTCGTCTCCGGCGCCGCACCCCCGTCCTCGTAGTGCAGTGTGTAACCGATACGGCCGGCGAGCCGCTCGACCGCCTCCGTGAAGCTCACGTGGTCCATCGCGCGAAGGAACGAGTACACATCGCCCGACTCCCCACAGCCGAAGCAGTGGTAGTAGCCGACCTGCTGACGGACGTGGAAGCTCGGGCTCTTCTCGTCGTGGAACGGGCACAGCCCCTTGAGGGAACCGACTCCCGCGGATTTGAGGGCGACGCGCTCCCCCACGATGTCCGCGATGTTGGTACGAGCCTTGACCTCGTCGACGTCGGCCTGCCTGATGCGGGGCATCAGCGCGCGCCTTCTGCGACGGGCCGCCTCTCGACGGGCGTGCGCGCGCCGGGGCGCGCATGACGCGGCGTCCAGATGCCGACCTCCGCCGGGTCGATCTCGCCGACCAGCCGGTTGTGCCAGTCAATCGCGCTCTGATCGGTCAGGCTCGCGATCTGATCGACGACCACACGCGCCCGCTCGGCATCGCTCTCCGCTGCGACGAAGTCCGCCGCGAACGCCGGTTCGAGCACATCGGCTCCGGCCGACCACAGGGTGTCGGTCGACCAGAGGGCGTCGGCCAAGCGCTTCAGCACACGGCGCTGCTCCTTGTAGACGCCCTTGCGCGCATCGATCGTGACGATGGCCTGACCCATGATGCCCTTGAGCACCGCGATCTCGACCTCGACGACGCGGGGCACGATCACGTGCGCGTTGTAGCGGACCAGTCGGGTGCCGCCGAACGCCTCGCGCGTGGCCGAGACTGCGGCCCGTGCGAAGCGCCCGATGAGGTCGCTGGTGAGGTTCTTGAGCCGGGCGAGGTCTTGACGGGAGCGGTCGAACGACGCCAGCCACATCGGCTGCGAGGCGAGCCGGTAGAGGGCGTCGGCGAGCTCGTCGCGCGTGAAGTCGTAACCGACCCACTGCTGGATCCGGCTGAGCAGGGCATCGTGCGCCGCGGGGTCGGCGAGCTGTGCGACGTCGACGTAGCCGTTGACGATCGCGTCCTCGAAGTCGTGCACCGAGTAGGCGATGTCATCGGACAGGTCCATGATCTCGGCCTCGATGCAGCGCAGGCGGCCAGGAGCCCCCTCGCGCATCCACCGGAACACGGACTCGTCCTCCGGGTACACGCCGAACTTCAGTCGGCCGCCCGGGTCGGGGACGGGGCTGTCGACCGTCCACGGATACTTGCAGGTCGCGTCGAGACTCGCTCGCGTGAGGTTCAGACCGACGGAGGAGCCGTCGGCGTCGAGCACCTTCGCCTCCAGGCGAGTGAGGATGCGCAGGGACTGGGCGTTGCCCTCGAAGCCGCCGATCGCCTCGGCCCACTCGTTGAGCGCCCGCTCGCCATTGTGGCCGAAAGGAGGGTGACCGAGATCGTGACTCAGGCACGCGGTGTCCACGACGTCCGCCGAGACGCCGAGGGCCGCGGCGAGCTCTCGACCGACCTGGGCGACCTCGAGCGAATGGGTCAGGCGGTTGCGGGCGAAATCGGCGGTGCTGGCGGGGCTGAGCACCTGCGTCTTCGCAGCGAGCCGTCGCAGCGCCGCGGAGTGCAGCACGCGAGCACGGTCACGAGCGAAATCGTCCCGTTCGGAACGATGCGTCTCCGCGAAGAAGCGCTCGGCGTCGCGAGGGTCATAGCCGTCGGCGCGTGCGCCGACCCTAGGGTCATCCGCCACTGTTCTCGATCTCCGCTCCACGCATCATCTCCGAGGCCGACGAGGCGATCTCGCGCGACTCCAGCCACTTCTCGGGAAGAGCTGTCTTCTTCGGGTGACCCGCGCGCCCCCGCTGCCCTTCGGCATCGGCGCCCGGATACGGGGCGGAACGGTCGAGCCGCCCGAGGAGGTCGTCGATCTCCTGCAGGCTCGACGCCGTCGCGAGCCCCGTCCGGATATCGCCGCCCACCGGGTACCCCTTGAAGTACCACGAGACGTGCTTGCGGATGTCGCGGCAGCCGCGGTCCTCGTCCTCGAAGAACTCGACGAGCAGCTCGGCGTGACGGCGGAACGCGTCGGCGACGAAGCCGAGGGTCGCGTCGACCGTCTTGCCCTCTCCCCCGAAGGCGAGAGCCAGCTGTCCGAACAGCCACGGCCGTCCGAGGCAGCCGCGGCCGACGACGACGCCGTCGCAGTCGGTCTCCGCCATCATGCGAACCGCGTCGTCCGCCGACCAGATGTCGCCATTGCCGAGGACCGGAATGCTGGTCACCGCCTGCTTGAGCTCGCCGATGGCGTTCCAGTCGGCGTGCCCGGAGTAGAACTCGCTCGCGGTGCGGGCGTGCAGCGCGACGGCGGCGGCTCCGGCGTCCTCCGCGGCACGGCCGGCGTCGAGGAACGTGAGGTGGTCGCGGTCGATGCCCTTGCGCATCTTCACTGTGAGGGGGATGTCGCCGGCGGCCTTGACCGCCTGGTCGACGATGTCGGCGAAGAGCTTCGACTTCCACGGCAGGGCCGCGCCCCCGCCCTTGCGGGTCACCTTGGGGACCGGACAGCCGAAATTGAGGTCGATGTGGTCGGCGTGGTCCTCCGCGACGATGATGCGGACGGCCTCCGCGATGGTCTTCGGGTCGACGCCGTAGAGCTGGATGGACCGCGGCGTCTCCGACTCGTGGTGCCGGATCAGCCGCATGGTCGTCTCATTGCGCTCGACGAGGGCGCGCGACGTGATCATCTCGCTGACATAGAGCCCGGCCCCGTACTCGCGACACAGACGCCGGAAGGCCGTATTGGTGATGCCGGCCATGGGCGCGAGGACGACCGGCACGTCGAGGTCGATCGGACCGATGCGGAGGGGGCGGGCGGGGGGCGGTGGCGACAGTCATGGCGTGTCCATTCTCCCAGACCCGGGGCCGGTGGGGATGCGGCGACCTAAGCTGTGCATATGACCGATTCCGCGCTCCGTTCCATCCCCTTCACCGACGCCCAGGGCCAGGAGAAGACCCTGGACGATCTGGGAGCCGACGTGGTGCTCGTGGTGAACGTCGCCTCCAAGTGCGG harbors:
- a CDS encoding DUF1788 domain-containing protein, translated to MTQTKRSVPSDERHVYDVLRSKRFLKMEGLSKEVPFFIYHFPPSWTHDVESMRDRVRTKLQSDDGLTVAQIDLYDLAVELLTERGVWERVVELEPTMDKSEFREVLQGMLDPHDHIAPAIRGRLQNQSSDIVFLTGLGEVFPFIRTHTVLENLQSVVVGRPMLAWFPGTYEFTQTAGHQLRALNLSASDSYYRAKDILEQEA
- a CDS encoding DUF1819 family protein: MFADSHERYALSFTSGGLLLREATLLTSLYLVERDWNDVRKIAVERNVLQARTSSSSVRVIRETVQRLSMLTDAEINLLADAGPSEQQILMWAAACRRYRLIAEFAEEVVRERFLLMAPSLSTDDFDRFLVGKSLWHPELDELKPSTSMKLRQNMFRMLQDAGLLSERGSIVPAVMSERVIETLNRRTPSDVRFFPTTTSVGAEQ
- a CDS encoding helix-turn-helix domain-containing protein, whose protein sequence is MTEPWLSADDIASHLGVTKDTVYTWIADKSMPAHKIGRLWKFQASEVDDWVRRGGAAAPDEAESP
- a CDS encoding helix-turn-helix domain-containing protein gives rise to the protein MLIDQLLRLRHRRGLSATILGARTGIDASAVYAYEHGRRDPRVSTAEAWARGLGARLIAVDTHGRASAAETAARIQDHLRVGDRNAAAQALLQFASTLQVCDVLAVAALTVDEPESKEDGWTWAIAGLVEYVTACRGIPTPAWASQTAGDPTARWSPWATELADLVDLDKVPEPLRRRGVLIEAGELESA
- a CDS encoding helix-turn-helix transcriptional regulator, with the protein product MTVHDVSDSGRTDRLAAADLPTLLTKEDVAEYFGVSPRTIEAWRQADTGPAPIKIGKHLRWTATSVREFVLSKDQSVG
- a CDS encoding ATP-binding cassette domain-containing protein, giving the protein MPRTPESSNAIECSDLVIDRIGHGTPNRAVDGVTFSLAPGGLICVAGPTGSGKSTLVAALAGSTDPSVRVVGGSAQVCGVDIRRPGRKHRILTYRTGFVPQGAGADLPPQLTVNEVIAEPILIRERRVNTRALSIRVATLLDELHLPLGTATKFPYELSAGMRQRVAIARSFVLEPRVLIADEILANLDLEVRPVVFDAITRRRKEEGMAALLVTNDADFIRELNAETLMLRGGHVVARGVGKDLLWVPNAESDSRR
- the dnaG gene encoding DNA primase — translated: MPRIRQADVDEVKARTNIADIVGERVALKSAGVGSLKGLCPFHDEKSPSFHVRQQVGYYHCFGCGESGDVYSFLRAMDHVSFTEAVERLAGRIGYTLHYEDGGAAPETSGRSRLYAANTAAGEFFRSQLLSPDAEAARRFLGERGFDAGAAAHFGVGFAPRGWDGMLKALTAQGFTREELSTAGLVSTGQRGVYDRFRGRLVWPIRDVSGQTIGFGARKLFDDDQGPKYLNTPETPIYKKAQVLYGLDLAKRDISRGDPRRVVVVEGYTDVMACHLAGLTTAVATCGTAFGAEHIKVLRRVMGDDNASGEVVFTFDGDEAGQKAALRAFTEDNRFNAQTFVAVAPDGLDPCDLRLQRGDAAVRGLMDAKQPMFEFAIDRKLAGFDLATVEGRVGALRAAAPIVAEIRDGLLRPGYERVLARRLGMDPTEVHGEVERAARGAQAAASHPRRDTTPRVDPTTGAPVVAAVTLASLPRSRDVAVERDALMGALQYGHQIDAALLTRALSEPFRTPALEAVRQAVAAAPDHSRPGWVTDAVNSVREPYRSLAGELLMTPFPARDEAGAVASATDLARRLVLRQLEHEKQELLGAVQRVPADSDGGRALRVRLRDIDVERQRFFAES
- a CDS encoding deoxyguanosinetriphosphate triphosphohydrolase, giving the protein MADDPRVGARADGYDPRDAERFFAETHRSERDDFARDRARVLHSAALRRLAAKTQVLSPASTADFARNRLTHSLEVAQVGRELAAALGVSADVVDTACLSHDLGHPPFGHNGERALNEWAEAIGGFEGNAQSLRILTRLEAKVLDADGSSVGLNLTRASLDATCKYPWTVDSPVPDPGGRLKFGVYPEDESVFRWMREGAPGRLRCIEAEIMDLSDDIAYSVHDFEDAIVNGYVDVAQLADPAAHDALLSRIQQWVGYDFTRDELADALYRLASQPMWLASFDRSRQDLARLKNLTSDLIGRFARAAVSATREAFGGTRLVRYNAHVIVPRVVEVEIAVLKGIMGQAIVTIDARKGVYKEQRRVLKRLADALWSTDTLWSAGADVLEPAFAADFVAAESDAERARVVVDQIASLTDQSAIDWHNRLVGEIDPAEVGIWTPRHARPGARTPVERRPVAEGAR
- the dusB gene encoding tRNA dihydrouridine synthase DusB translates to MAGITNTAFRRLCREYGAGLYVSEMITSRALVERNETTMRLIRHHESETPRSIQLYGVDPKTIAEAVRIIVAEDHADHIDLNFGCPVPKVTRKGGGAALPWKSKLFADIVDQAVKAAGDIPLTVKMRKGIDRDHLTFLDAGRAAEDAGAAAVALHARTASEFYSGHADWNAIGELKQAVTSIPVLGNGDIWSADDAVRMMAETDCDGVVVGRGCLGRPWLFGQLALAFGGEGKTVDATLGFVADAFRRHAELLVEFFEDEDRGCRDIRKHVSWYFKGYPVGGDIRTGLATASSLQEIDDLLGRLDRSAPYPGADAEGQRGRAGHPKKTALPEKWLESREIASSASEMMRGAEIENSGG